Proteins encoded by one window of Streptomyces sp. NBC_01571:
- a CDS encoding S1 family peptidase: MRIKRTTPTPRSGIARRVKLMAVTTGLVAAAAFATPTANAADVHTFSATQLSTVNKSVLNSDIAGTAWAVDAKTNRVVVTVDSTVSQAEIAKIKKDAGGNSAALTIKHTPGKFKKLITGGDAIYGGSYRCSLGFNVHSGSTYYFLTAGHCGEVASTWYSNSGHTTTLGTNVSYSFPTNDFALVRYTNSSVAHPSAVGSQTITSAATPSVGTTVYRRGSTTGTHSGRVTALNATVNYGGGDVVYQMIQTTVCAEGGDSGGPLYGGSVAYGLTSGGSGNCTSGGTTFFQPVTEALSYYGVSVG; this comes from the coding sequence GTGAGGATCAAGCGCACCACCCCCACTCCTCGCAGCGGCATAGCGAGACGCGTCAAACTGATGGCCGTGACCACCGGACTCGTGGCCGCGGCGGCGTTCGCCACCCCCACCGCGAACGCGGCCGACGTCCACACGTTCAGCGCCACCCAGCTGAGCACAGTGAACAAGTCGGTCCTCAACTCCGACATCGCGGGCACCGCCTGGGCGGTCGACGCCAAGACGAACCGTGTCGTCGTCACCGTCGACAGCACGGTCTCCCAGGCCGAGATCGCGAAGATCAAGAAGGACGCGGGCGGCAACTCGGCGGCCCTCACGATCAAGCACACCCCGGGCAAGTTCAAGAAGCTGATCACCGGCGGCGACGCCATCTACGGCGGCTCCTACCGCTGTTCGCTCGGATTCAACGTGCACAGCGGCAGCACCTACTACTTCCTGACCGCGGGCCACTGCGGTGAGGTCGCCTCCACCTGGTACTCCAACTCCGGTCACACCACCACGCTGGGCACGAACGTCAGCTACAGCTTCCCGACCAACGACTTCGCGCTGGTCCGCTACACGAACTCCTCGGTCGCCCACCCGAGCGCGGTCGGCAGCCAGACCATCACCAGCGCGGCCACGCCCAGCGTGGGCACGACCGTCTACCGCCGCGGCTCGACCACCGGCACGCACAGCGGCCGCGTCACCGCGCTGAACGCGACGGTCAACTACGGCGGCGGCGACGTGGTGTACCAGATGATCCAGACCACCGTCTGCGCCGAGGGCGGCGACAGCGGCGGTCCGCTCTACGGGGGTTCCGTCGCCTACGGTCTGACCTCCGGTGGCAGTGGCAACTGCACCTCCGGCGGTACGACCTTCTTCCAGCCGGTCACCGAGGCGCTGAGCTACTACGGCGTGAGCGTCGGCTGA